In Dyadobacter sp. NIV53, a single window of DNA contains:
- a CDS encoding LacI family DNA-binding transcriptional regulator has product MNSSRPVTIKDIAKRFRCSPSTVSRALNDHPAINEDTRKNIQEYAREVGYQRNEVSLSLLNKKTASLGVVVPTISNYYETAVIEGLHNVLQPMGYTLNICVTNESYFLEKEYLSKLLSNRTEGIFLSVSQETYDSGYYEHLEQVVLRKTPLIFIDREYEDFETSRATVDDYHGAFAAVEHLITMGYKQIAHLKGPNGLTVSEQRLKGYIDCLKKYGIGIREELIVNTNFRFESAILPTRRLLEMDLPPDAIFGVNDQVAIAAMRVVKEKGLRIPQDIGLIGFDNSPISAYTFPSLTTVNRPGRKIGMEASRLFLSQLNGSVDFSHESIVLPSELIIRESSLRV; this is encoded by the coding sequence ATGAATTCTTCTCGTCCGGTTACAATTAAAGACATTGCAAAAAGATTCCGTTGTTCACCTTCCACCGTATCCAGAGCGTTGAATGACCATCCTGCGATTAATGAGGATACCCGGAAAAATATACAGGAATATGCAAGAGAAGTTGGTTACCAGCGCAATGAAGTTTCTCTTAGTTTGTTGAATAAAAAGACAGCTTCACTTGGCGTTGTGGTGCCTACGATTAGTAATTACTACGAAACAGCAGTGATAGAAGGGCTTCATAATGTGCTGCAGCCAATGGGTTACACGCTGAATATATGTGTGACGAACGAAAGTTATTTTTTGGAAAAAGAATATCTCTCAAAACTGCTTTCCAACAGAACGGAAGGTATATTTTTATCAGTTTCGCAGGAAACATACGACTCAGGTTATTATGAGCATCTGGAACAGGTTGTCTTAAGAAAAACACCATTGATCTTCATTGACCGTGAATATGAAGATTTTGAAACAAGCCGTGCTACTGTTGACGATTACCACGGGGCATTTGCCGCTGTTGAACATCTGATCACGATGGGTTACAAACAAATCGCACATTTGAAAGGTCCGAATGGTTTAACCGTATCTGAGCAGCGGCTGAAAGGATATATTGATTGTCTGAAAAAGTACGGCATTGGAATTAGGGAAGAATTAATTGTGAATACCAATTTTCGGTTTGAAAGTGCCATTTTACCTACGAGGCGATTGCTGGAAATGGATTTACCACCGGATGCGATATTTGGAGTAAATGACCAGGTGGCTATTGCTGCCATGCGGGTTGTAAAGGAAAAAGGGTTGAGAATCCCTCAGGATATAGGGTTAATAGGATTCGACAATTCACCGATTTCAGCCTATACATTTCCATCATTAACGACTGTGAACCGTCCCGGCCGGAAAATTGGAATGGAGGCATCACGCTTGTTTTTGAGCCAGTTGAACGGTTCTGTTGATTTTTCGCATGAAAGCATTGTATTGCCTTCGGAGCTAATAATCAGGGAATCTTCGCTGAGGGTTTAA
- a CDS encoding RagB/SusD family nutrient uptake outer membrane protein, translating to MKKKLSLIFTVAGILLLTTACTDLNEQVLDETLSTELSEENEANGLLAPVYALLPNLFQHTTYFALQEISTDEAILPYRGGTDWGDNGIYLALHQHNTTSTDPNVNSTWNTLVQSISRSITAIAGFKNSANPNAATFLAEARGMRAYYNLIALDMFGIVFVKEDAGTTSQIIRGDEAVKYIESELLAIEPLMQPKSVVGPGRLNQAAVWGLLARLYLNAPVYRNIYGTTFDFPSADMDKVISYSDKIIASGQSKLSSDYFAIFGNDNHTNEELIFAVDQRPDLNGHNRMAYFSISGDQFPLAEFPAANGTDGPAITSDFYQSWVQAYGTVDPTRDPRFYKENMSVYTNKADTCLNDADYKINRGILRGQQYGALRVNGAFVRCPDGKLKVGRLTYVTRNRADLAVSFSQNIDFTTAGSNYNSGYRVEKYEFSRVSNTGRNKGEADISIIRLADVYMMRAEARLRKSDAAGALADVNIVRASRTATNPPPALTSMTLDLLFRERGFEFYWEMLRRTDMIRFGKYEGTWTEKTNTDVKKRIFPIPQTAIDGASNLPGYLKQNDGY from the coding sequence ATGAAAAAGAAATTATCTCTCATATTTACGGTTGCAGGAATTTTATTATTAACCACTGCCTGTACCGATCTGAATGAACAGGTTCTGGATGAAACCCTGAGTACAGAACTGTCCGAAGAGAACGAAGCAAACGGTTTGCTTGCGCCAGTATATGCTTTGTTGCCTAACTTGTTTCAGCATACCACTTACTTCGCATTACAGGAAATTTCTACGGATGAGGCCATTTTGCCTTATCGGGGAGGAACTGACTGGGGTGACAATGGAATTTACCTGGCGCTGCATCAGCACAATACAACCAGTACGGATCCTAACGTCAACAGTACATGGAATACGCTGGTCCAATCTATTTCGAGATCTATTACAGCTATTGCAGGTTTTAAAAATTCAGCTAATCCAAATGCGGCAACATTTCTGGCCGAGGCAAGAGGAATGCGGGCATACTATAATCTGATTGCCCTGGATATGTTTGGTATTGTTTTCGTAAAAGAGGACGCTGGTACTACTTCCCAGATTATCCGCGGCGACGAAGCTGTGAAGTATATTGAAAGTGAATTGCTGGCCATCGAACCATTGATGCAGCCAAAATCGGTAGTTGGTCCGGGCAGACTGAACCAGGCGGCCGTTTGGGGATTACTCGCCAGGCTTTATCTGAACGCGCCGGTTTACAGAAACATTTACGGTACCACGTTTGATTTCCCGAGCGCAGATATGGATAAAGTGATCTCATACAGTGATAAGATCATTGCATCCGGGCAATCCAAGTTATCAAGTGATTACTTTGCCATTTTTGGTAACGACAACCATACCAATGAGGAATTGATCTTTGCAGTTGACCAGCGCCCGGATCTGAATGGTCATAACCGTATGGCCTATTTCTCTATATCAGGCGACCAGTTCCCATTGGCAGAATTCCCGGCAGCAAACGGAACAGACGGACCAGCCATAACCTCCGATTTTTACCAGTCGTGGGTACAGGCTTATGGTACTGTTGACCCAACACGTGATCCGAGATTTTATAAAGAAAACATGTCGGTGTATACAAATAAAGCTGACACTTGTCTTAACGATGCAGATTATAAAATCAACCGTGGTATTCTCAGAGGTCAGCAATACGGCGCACTTCGTGTAAACGGTGCTTTTGTAAGATGTCCTGATGGCAAACTAAAAGTGGGGAGACTTACTTATGTAACGCGGAACAGAGCGGATCTGGCTGTAAGCTTTTCTCAGAATATAGATTTCACAACTGCCGGAAGTAATTACAATTCAGGCTATCGTGTAGAAAAATATGAATTCAGCCGGGTATCCAATACGGGTAGAAATAAAGGAGAAGCTGATATTTCGATCATACGTCTTGCTGATGTTTACATGATGCGTGCCGAAGCCAGGTTACGTAAAAGCGATGCAGCCGGTGCATTGGCCGATGTTAATATTGTAAGGGCATCACGTACTGCAACTAATCCGCCTCCTGCACTTACATCCATGACTCTGGATCTACTTTTCCGTGAACGCGGTTTTGAATTTTACTGGGAAATGCTTCGCCGTACGGACATGATCCGTTTTGGAAAATACGAGGGAACCTGGACTGAAAAAACCAATACTGACGTAAAGAAAAGGATCTTCCCTATTCCGCAAACTGCCATTGACGGCGCTTCGAACCTTCCGGGGTATCTGAAGCAGAATGACGGGTATTGA
- a CDS encoding DUF3857 domain-containing transglutaminase family protein, with product MVLIFSGVEVIAGPSVGIKPAPSWLLPVTPGGKAPSSKDFSDGYYVVFSDRQVHLDKKTAYYHHIRQIASESGIQNGSEISVVFNPSYEHIDFHKITVWRDGKAVSEMKASDFKIIPVETDRQRFIYNGDFSASVILKDIRKGDRIEYAYSLTGWNPVLLNKYSSTFSFGVYDYISHIHYAVITDSDRKIYFKDFNKPPGKTTRKTNSGTSYEWDLKSIKNIRYEDDVPSWFSNQPAVQITEYETWKEVVDWGLNFYQIPAVGGPLKNKVEEWKKLAKGSRHAYMESAVRFVQDEIRYLGIETGENSHRPHNPDEVFRQRYGDCKDKSFLLCALLKANDIDSDPMLVNTYKKSHVSEYLPSPADFNHVVVRARIRDEGPNLSKENAFVFIDATFSLQGGAISKLFFPAYGAGLLLRKGQEDIIPVPLQNPGYVTVEEEIVLPAQNQVLAMGSFITKTIYFEGEADDMRSQFQDNNLSETEETYLNYYRKNYKNAEFETLNPLEYYDQREANNFSLIERYSMKNAWQYDSTRQKYYFSIWGKMLYDQLLELPNKPRKEPAYLKFPYHLMYTIRVRMPGPWNVPDDKWEIKRDAYEIAFKSEFVAAENVWQLYYEYETLKDHITPDESKQFKEDISKIVDNLDYELNSPATDTETKNIPMMLLGFAAVLVGSGFVFGLIGAFVFLIYKLVLKWRSRDH from the coding sequence TTGGTTTTGATTTTTTCAGGAGTTGAAGTCATAGCTGGACCCTCGGTTGGTATTAAACCTGCACCCTCCTGGCTGCTTCCGGTCACTCCCGGTGGAAAAGCCCCATCATCCAAAGATTTCTCTGATGGCTATTATGTCGTATTTTCTGACAGGCAGGTTCATTTGGATAAAAAAACAGCTTATTACCATCATATCAGACAAATAGCGTCTGAAAGCGGCATTCAGAACGGATCCGAAATTTCGGTGGTTTTTAATCCTTCCTATGAACATATAGATTTTCACAAGATCACTGTATGGCGGGATGGAAAAGCTGTTTCCGAAATGAAAGCTTCGGATTTTAAGATTATTCCGGTGGAAACAGATCGTCAGCGGTTCATTTACAACGGAGATTTTTCTGCTTCGGTAATTCTGAAAGATATTCGCAAAGGTGACCGGATTGAATATGCATATTCTCTAACAGGCTGGAACCCCGTTTTGCTGAACAAGTATTCCAGCACTTTTAGCTTTGGCGTTTATGATTACATTTCACACATACATTATGCAGTGATTACCGATAGTGACCGCAAAATTTATTTTAAAGATTTTAATAAACCTCCTGGCAAAACAACCAGAAAGACAAATTCTGGTACAAGTTATGAATGGGATCTGAAAAGTATTAAGAATATTCGGTACGAAGATGATGTGCCATCCTGGTTCAGCAACCAGCCTGCTGTTCAGATTACAGAATATGAAACATGGAAAGAGGTTGTAGACTGGGGGTTGAATTTTTATCAGATACCAGCTGTTGGCGGTCCCCTCAAAAACAAAGTGGAAGAATGGAAAAAACTAGCCAAAGGTAGCCGGCATGCCTATATGGAATCTGCTGTTCGTTTTGTACAGGATGAAATCCGGTATCTCGGTATAGAAACAGGAGAAAATTCGCATCGTCCACATAATCCGGACGAAGTTTTCAGGCAACGTTATGGCGATTGTAAGGACAAATCATTTTTATTATGTGCGCTTCTTAAAGCAAACGATATTGACAGCGATCCCATGTTGGTTAATACTTATAAAAAATCGCATGTATCAGAGTACCTCCCTTCTCCGGCAGATTTTAACCATGTTGTTGTCCGTGCCAGAATCAGAGATGAAGGGCCAAATTTAAGTAAGGAGAATGCATTTGTCTTTATTGATGCCACTTTTTCATTACAAGGCGGTGCCATTTCGAAATTGTTTTTCCCGGCGTATGGAGCAGGCTTGCTTCTCAGAAAAGGGCAGGAAGATATTATTCCTGTTCCATTACAAAATCCCGGATATGTTACAGTTGAAGAAGAAATAGTGCTTCCGGCTCAGAATCAAGTGTTAGCAATGGGCTCATTTATCACAAAAACAATCTATTTTGAAGGTGAAGCAGATGATATGCGTTCTCAATTTCAGGATAACAACTTATCTGAAACGGAAGAAACGTATCTCAATTATTACCGGAAAAATTATAAAAATGCCGAGTTTGAAACTTTGAATCCACTGGAATATTATGATCAGCGGGAAGCCAATAATTTTTCCCTGATTGAACGGTATTCCATGAAAAATGCATGGCAGTATGATAGCACCAGACAAAAATATTATTTTAGTATTTGGGGTAAAATGCTTTATGATCAACTACTTGAATTACCAAATAAGCCACGTAAAGAGCCCGCATATCTGAAATTCCCATATCATCTCATGTACACAATACGAGTACGTATGCCCGGTCCCTGGAACGTTCCTGATGATAAATGGGAAATTAAAAGAGATGCATATGAGATCGCTTTCAAATCAGAATTTGTAGCGGCTGAAAATGTCTGGCAGTTATATTATGAATATGAAACGCTAAAAGACCATATTACACCTGATGAGAGTAAACAGTTTAAAGAGGATATTTCGAAAATTGTAGATAACCTGGATTATGAATTAAATAGCCCAGCAACGGATACAGAAACCAAGAATATCCCGATGATGCTGTTAGGTTTTGCAGCCGTTCTGGTAGGTTCTGGATTTGTATTCGGATTAATAGGGGCTTTTGTTTTTCTTATTTACAAACTGGTTTTAAAATGGAGATCACGGGACCATTGA
- a CDS encoding SusC/RagA family TonB-linked outer membrane protein gives MKKTSTLFSKRRLLRNSILQLTALCGLCVAALANATYPRIHTGISQPETIQETTLTGRVTTEESDEGLPGVTVLISDVNGNNKQGTTTDEKGSFTFTRLQTGTIYNIQFSYIGFDKQSVNDFLLTESNKNSIVIKLKESASNLGEVVVVGYGSTVKKDITGSVKSLKSAEFNSGIINSPEQLLQGKVSGVNVTSATGEPGGKTSITVRGPGGVRTGSTPLFVVDGMALDNSSTGGDTNPLNFLNPQDIESMDVLKDASATAIYGARGANGVILITTKKGKSGQASVTYSGSLGLSTMARPLDVLSGPEFVSEAAKLGTTVINGGADTDWQKEISRKATTHNHNISLGGGSDKMTYYGSFGIQRQQGILKGSQQDRYTGRINISQKLLNDRVTLDVNLNATNTKNQKPDVLGMIGGAITANPTYAPYDADGNPFQYQDGTNPLIPLALNKQLLSTNRVLASISPSVNLGKGLVYKLNFGIDHSTATQDIQSLPNEVPYSIGRLDTYGLKNSNHLIENYLTYTLNKKDHSFSALAGHSYQRIFIQSRNFSINKFPISEIEPIYNPGLGQDLTLILNQPGGFATINELQSFFSRVNYGFKDKYLVTATVRVDGSSKFGENNKYGSFPSFSLGWRISEEAFMKSSPFSDLKLRAGWGRTGNQEIPSKITQARFTSVVSGTTSYPLNGTGPYPAGTTYTRLANPDIQWEVSSQTDLGLDFALFKGALSGEIDYFTKTSEKILLEVIPADPVQPAGTFWTNVPDMQIINKGLEFDLNFRKSLDNGLRYSIGGNITFIKNTVKNSPYSVIPSGAAQGSGLTSATINGYINNEPIGTFFLKEFTGFDEDGISTFRDVDGDGIITDKDRVAAGTALPTKMYNFNGNVSFKGFDLTANFNGVAGNKVYDNTANSNFYKLKLSKGVNVTPEALADAAESVNNSAPVSTRYLKDGSFLRLNNLVLGYNLNTTKLGIQKWIQTARISVTGQNLFVWTKYNGYDPEVNNDRSVNGITSYGIDYLSYPKAKTVIFSVNLGF, from the coding sequence ATGAAAAAAACTTCGACTCTATTTAGCAAGAGGCGATTACTGAGAAATAGTATACTGCAATTGACTGCTTTATGCGGGCTTTGCGTAGCAGCTCTCGCAAACGCCACATACCCGCGAATCCATACCGGTATTAGCCAGCCGGAAACGATTCAGGAAACTACCCTAACAGGAAGGGTTACCACCGAAGAAAGTGATGAAGGATTACCTGGCGTCACGGTTCTCATCAGCGATGTGAACGGCAATAATAAACAAGGGACAACAACGGATGAAAAAGGATCATTCACGTTTACCAGGTTACAGACAGGTACGATCTACAATATCCAGTTCAGTTACATTGGTTTTGACAAGCAGTCGGTGAATGATTTTCTTCTGACTGAATCGAACAAAAATTCAATAGTAATAAAATTGAAAGAGTCAGCTTCCAATCTCGGAGAAGTTGTGGTTGTCGGTTATGGAAGTACTGTAAAAAAGGACATTACCGGCTCGGTAAAATCTCTGAAAAGCGCCGAATTTAATTCCGGTATTATTAATTCCCCTGAACAATTATTGCAGGGCAAAGTTTCGGGTGTGAATGTAACCTCAGCTACCGGCGAACCCGGCGGAAAAACCAGTATTACTGTTCGCGGTCCGGGTGGAGTTCGTACCGGAAGTACACCGTTATTTGTAGTAGATGGTATGGCACTTGACAATAGCAGCACAGGCGGCGACACCAATCCGCTCAACTTTTTAAACCCGCAGGATATCGAATCTATGGATGTTTTAAAAGATGCTTCTGCAACTGCTATTTATGGGGCAAGAGGTGCAAATGGTGTTATCCTGATCACAACAAAAAAAGGGAAATCAGGACAGGCAAGTGTGACCTACTCGGGAAGTCTGGGTTTATCGACTATGGCGCGGCCATTGGATGTTTTATCCGGCCCTGAATTCGTTTCAGAAGCTGCTAAACTTGGAACAACTGTAATTAATGGTGGCGCCGATACAGACTGGCAAAAGGAAATTTCCAGAAAAGCAACTACGCACAATCACAATATTTCTCTTGGCGGAGGAAGCGATAAAATGACTTATTATGGTTCATTTGGTATCCAAAGGCAACAAGGAATATTAAAAGGCAGCCAGCAGGATCGTTACACAGGGCGTATCAACATTTCACAAAAACTACTGAACGACCGGGTTACGCTTGATGTGAACCTGAATGCTACCAATACTAAAAACCAGAAACCGGATGTTTTAGGAATGATAGGAGGAGCAATTACTGCAAACCCGACTTATGCACCGTATGACGCCGATGGCAATCCTTTTCAGTATCAGGATGGCACCAACCCGTTGATCCCTCTGGCTTTAAACAAACAGCTGCTAAGTACAAACAGAGTATTGGCCAGTATTTCGCCATCTGTAAATCTTGGAAAAGGACTGGTGTATAAACTGAATTTCGGTATTGATCATTCAACTGCAACTCAGGATATCCAGAGCCTTCCGAATGAAGTTCCGTATTCCATTGGCAGGCTGGACACTTATGGCTTAAAAAATTCCAATCATTTAATTGAAAACTATCTGACCTATACTTTAAATAAAAAAGATCATAGTTTTTCTGCATTGGCAGGTCATTCGTATCAGCGGATTTTTATCCAGAGCAGGAATTTCAGTATCAATAAATTCCCGATCTCTGAAATCGAACCGATTTATAATCCCGGATTAGGACAGGATCTGACGCTGATATTAAATCAGCCGGGTGGCTTTGCGACGATCAATGAACTGCAATCTTTCTTTTCCCGTGTCAACTATGGTTTTAAAGATAAATATCTGGTAACCGCAACAGTACGGGTCGATGGTTCATCAAAATTTGGTGAAAACAATAAATATGGTTCGTTCCCATCGTTTTCATTAGGATGGAGAATTTCAGAAGAGGCCTTTATGAAATCATCCCCATTTTCGGATTTGAAACTTCGTGCAGGTTGGGGAAGAACAGGTAACCAGGAAATACCATCTAAAATTACCCAGGCGCGATTTACTTCAGTAGTATCCGGAACCACAAGCTATCCCTTAAATGGAACGGGGCCCTACCCTGCCGGAACGACATACACCCGTTTAGCCAATCCGGATATCCAGTGGGAAGTATCATCACAAACAGATCTGGGGTTAGACTTTGCTTTATTTAAAGGTGCATTGAGCGGAGAGATCGATTATTTCACAAAAACATCCGAAAAAATCCTTCTGGAAGTAATCCCAGCCGATCCGGTTCAGCCAGCCGGTACATTCTGGACTAACGTTCCCGATATGCAAATCATTAACAAAGGGCTTGAGTTTGATTTAAATTTCAGAAAATCCCTTGATAACGGGCTTAGATATTCGATTGGCGGAAATATTACATTTATCAAAAACACTGTAAAAAACTCACCTTATTCTGTAATTCCGTCAGGAGCTGCACAAGGTTCAGGGCTTACGTCTGCTACGATTAACGGATATATCAATAATGAGCCTATTGGTACTTTTTTCCTGAAAGAATTTACCGGATTTGATGAAGACGGAATCAGTACCTTCAGGGATGTGGACGGTGACGGAATCATTACTGATAAAGATAGAGTTGCTGCCGGAACTGCACTTCCTACCAAAATGTACAATTTCAATGGTAATGTTAGTTTCAAAGGTTTTGACCTGACTGCAAATTTCAATGGTGTTGCAGGAAATAAAGTATATGACAATACTGCCAACTCCAATTTCTATAAACTTAAATTATCAAAAGGAGTTAACGTAACACCGGAAGCACTGGCAGACGCGGCTGAATCTGTTAACAATTCAGCGCCTGTATCAACCAGATACCTGAAAGACGGCTCTTTTCTGAGATTAAACAACCTTGTACTTGGCTATAATCTGAACACGACCAAATTAGGCATCCAAAAATGGATTCAAACTGCACGCATTTCAGTAACCGGCCAGAATCTGTTCGTTTGGACAAAATACAATGGGTACGATCCGGAAGTAAACAATGACCGTTCGGTAAATGGGATTACTTCTTATGGTATTGATTACCTCAGTTATCCAAAAGCTAAAACAGTTATTTTCAGTGTTAATCTAGGTTTTTAA
- a CDS encoding ABC transporter permease produces the protein MNTKGLNFPWLFQMAWRDSRKNRSRLLLFVSSIILGIAALVAIYSLGDNLRQNIDSQAATLIGADLALTGNKAVNGKVKTLVDSLGIERSEERSFASMVLFPKNGGNRLAQVKALEGNFPYYGDLETIPITAGKTFRSKKEALVDQTLMLQYQAKVGDSIKIGEVTFAIAGILQKAPGQTGLTSTVAPSVYIPMRYLNATGLMQKGSRVAYRYYIRYAPKTDVQKLVKTLEPRFEAADLDYKTVQSQKEDTGRSFRDLTRFLALVGFVALLLGCIGVASAIHIYIREKLNSIAILRCLGVKATQAFLIYLIQIVGIGIIGSVLGAILGTTIQQFLPIVIKDFLPFELTTDISWLAIGQGLAIGVLISILFALPPLMSIRKVSPLNVLRVSADETTLDKDPVTWMLYALIILFIFGFSYLQMRTWIEALVFTGSILGAFLVLFAMALLLMWLVRKYFPTSWSYLWRQGLANLYRPNNQTAILIVSIGLGTALICTLFFTQAILLERVNLSTSGNQPNIVLFDIQSNQKSGVLAIAKAQNVPVNQSVAVVNMRLEEVNGHNAAYFQKDTSAEQSQRIFGREYRVTFRDSLTSSEKITKGKWKGIYKTDDGLIPISVEQGFADRSRLSLGDTMVFNVQGTMMSTVIASLREVNWGEVQTNFLVIFPNGVLEEAPQFHVILTHVPNPEVSAEFQQAIVRQFPNISIIDLALVLKVLDDIFNKIGFVIRFMAGFSILTGLIVLISSVLISKYQRLQESVLLRTLGASRKQIFTITALEYFFLGALASFTGILLAVAGSWSLAKFSFEAEFKPEILPVIVVFLFVSSLTVIIGLINSRGILSRPPLEVLRQDV, from the coding sequence ATGAATACAAAAGGTTTAAATTTTCCGTGGCTTTTTCAAATGGCCTGGCGCGATAGCCGGAAAAACCGTTCAAGGTTATTACTTTTCGTTTCTTCAATTATATTGGGTATTGCTGCTTTGGTAGCAATTTATTCATTGGGAGATAATCTCCGCCAGAATATTGATAGCCAGGCTGCAACATTAATTGGTGCTGATCTTGCACTGACCGGCAATAAAGCGGTAAATGGAAAAGTAAAAACCCTGGTGGATTCCCTGGGTATTGAAAGATCCGAAGAAAGAAGTTTTGCATCCATGGTACTCTTTCCAAAAAATGGAGGAAACCGTCTGGCCCAGGTAAAAGCACTGGAAGGCAATTTTCCTTACTACGGCGATCTGGAAACGATTCCAATAACAGCAGGCAAAACTTTCAGGAGCAAAAAAGAGGCATTGGTAGACCAAACGCTGATGTTGCAATACCAGGCAAAAGTGGGAGATTCCATCAAAATCGGGGAAGTGACTTTTGCTATTGCGGGTATTTTACAAAAAGCACCGGGGCAAACCGGTCTGACAAGTACAGTCGCGCCGTCGGTTTATATTCCGATGCGATATCTGAATGCCACCGGATTGATGCAAAAAGGAAGCCGCGTTGCTTACCGTTACTATATCAGATATGCGCCGAAAACCGACGTTCAAAAGCTGGTAAAAACACTGGAACCACGTTTTGAAGCCGCCGATCTGGACTATAAAACGGTACAAAGCCAGAAAGAAGATACCGGCAGGTCATTCCGCGACCTGACCAGATTTCTTGCATTGGTAGGATTTGTGGCTTTGCTATTGGGCTGTATTGGTGTGGCAAGTGCGATTCATATATACATCAGAGAAAAACTGAATTCGATTGCAATTCTTCGCTGTCTCGGTGTAAAAGCAACTCAGGCATTTTTGATTTATTTGATACAAATTGTCGGAATTGGTATAATTGGTTCTGTTTTGGGAGCAATACTTGGAACTACCATTCAGCAATTTTTGCCCATAGTCATTAAAGATTTCCTCCCTTTTGAGTTAACCACAGATATTTCCTGGCTGGCAATCGGACAAGGGCTGGCAATTGGTGTTTTAATTTCTATTCTTTTTGCTTTGCCCCCTTTGATGTCAATCCGAAAGGTTTCTCCGCTGAATGTATTACGTGTTTCTGCGGACGAAACAACATTGGATAAAGACCCTGTTACCTGGATGTTGTATGCTTTAATAATTCTGTTCATTTTTGGTTTTTCTTACCTGCAAATGCGAACCTGGATTGAAGCATTGGTTTTTACAGGCAGTATTCTTGGTGCATTTCTGGTTTTGTTTGCAATGGCTTTGTTATTAATGTGGCTTGTCCGAAAATATTTCCCAACCTCATGGAGCTACTTATGGAGACAAGGGCTAGCCAATTTGTACAGACCTAATAATCAGACAGCTATACTAATAGTTTCCATTGGACTAGGTACGGCATTGATTTGTACCTTGTTCTTTACGCAGGCAATTTTACTGGAACGCGTTAATTTATCTACCAGTGGTAACCAGCCGAACATTGTTTTATTTGATATTCAGTCTAATCAGAAGAGTGGTGTATTGGCCATTGCAAAGGCTCAGAATGTACCGGTTAATCAAAGTGTCGCCGTAGTTAATATGAGACTTGAAGAAGTAAATGGCCACAACGCTGCTTATTTCCAAAAAGATACCTCAGCTGAACAATCGCAGAGAATATTCGGTCGTGAATACCGTGTAACGTTCCGCGATTCATTGACTTCATCCGAAAAGATTACAAAAGGGAAATGGAAAGGCATTTATAAAACCGATGATGGTTTGATCCCTATTTCTGTTGAACAGGGATTTGCAGACCGAAGCAGACTATCGCTTGGTGATACCATGGTTTTCAATGTACAGGGAACAATGATGTCCACCGTAATTGCCAGTTTGCGGGAAGTAAACTGGGGTGAAGTACAAACCAATTTCCTTGTTATTTTCCCGAATGGTGTTTTAGAAGAAGCGCCTCAATTCCATGTCATATTAACCCATGTTCCCAATCCCGAAGTATCTGCGGAATTTCAGCAGGCGATTGTCCGGCAATTTCCCAATATTTCTATTATTGATCTGGCACTGGTATTAAAAGTACTGGATGACATATTTAACAAGATCGGTTTTGTTATTCGGTTTATGGCTGGTTTCAGTATCCTAACCGGACTGATCGTATTAATCTCATCCGTTCTGATCAGTAAATATCAGAGATTGCAGGAAAGTGTTTTGTTAAGGACTTTGGGTGCAAGCCGAAAACAGATCTTTACAATTACCGCTTTGGAATATTTCTTTCTGGGTGCATTGGCTTCATTTACGGGAATTCTGCTCGCTGTTGCAGGAAGCTGGTCACTAGCCAAATTCAGCTTTGAAGCCGAATTTAAGCCGGAGATTTTACCAGTTATCGTAGTTTTCCTTTTTGTATCTTCATTAACCGTTATCATTGGGTTGATTAACAGCCGGGGAATCTTGTCCCGACCGCCATTGGAAGTTTTACGGCAGGATGTGTAA